In one window of Candidatus Angelobacter sp. DNA:
- a CDS encoding STAS domain-containing protein, with protein sequence MNIKVQVRGDTLNIDGVKELSAANANSFRDQVRGALAERLKNIDIDLSQTSFLDSCGLGALISLQKTACTRGGVVKLLNPTPPVHQILELTRLHRVFEIVKR encoded by the coding sequence ATGAACATTAAAGTACAGGTAAGAGGGGACACGCTGAATATCGACGGTGTAAAAGAATTGAGCGCCGCGAACGCGAATTCATTTCGCGACCAAGTACGGGGCGCGCTGGCCGAACGCCTGAAGAATATAGACATTGATTTGTCTCAAACATCGTTCCTGGACAGTTGCGGCCTTGGAGCGCTGATCTCCCTGCAAAAGACCGCCTGCACCCGGGGTGGCGTCGTGAAATTGCTGAATCCCACGCCGCCGGTTCATCAGATCCTTGAGCTGACGCGATTGCACCGGGTCTTCGAAATCGTCAAGAGGTAG